Proteins encoded by one window of Lycium barbarum isolate Lr01 chromosome 11, ASM1917538v2, whole genome shotgun sequence:
- the LOC132619430 gene encoding F-box/kelch-repeat protein At3g23880-like: MSDYLPDSVLHEIFCRLPVESILRFRCVSNQWCSLISSQDFISTHLSHSLSITSNATPLILLRHFSLESRNQEHYSVYFDPSKTENLTLVKELKFPFKTRSGHHFRVVGFCNGLFCLSDDIVEETYTIILWNPAIRRSITLPNPHVQFGSYSPHICLGFGFDQKTHDHKVVRIAYLHDNHGANTVLPPKVEVYSLSTGLWKTVNSKDIHCKIIERFYTSAYLSGAIHWISYTENEGGEFTNSLLVFDLSEEKFSEIGLPRELIHVSPTDLSVSLCGGQISMIWFETCWDCDESWDRCAVWVMNQYGELESWTKKFVLVLEGGISQAIGFRGNGESLVMEYNGDLLSYNPESMEWKDLDIYGERYSFFLSKYIESLVLLDGSSGATTDPSDAEVEAIGVDFSRYFGGYVKAMWKCPEHGTNAEFTDMFGVTWINGLLLKSLQKLNDLLHPALLMCIFFVSAGDLA; the protein is encoded by the exons ATGTCGGACTATTTGCCTGATAGCGTTCTGCATGAAATCTTTTGCAGGCTGCCTGTAGAAAGCATTTTACGATTCAGGTGTGTATCGAATCAATGGTGTTCTCTCATTTCTTCTCAAGATTTCATCTCCACTCACTTATCTCACTCCCTATCGATCACTTCTAATGCCACTCCCCTAATCCTCCTTCGTCACTTCTCCTTGGAATCCAGGAACCAAGAACACTACTCAGTCTACTTTGACCCTTCAAAAACCGAAAATCTGACCCTTGTTAAAGAACTCAAGTTTCCCTTCAAGACTAGGTCTGGGCACCACTTTAGAGTTGTGGGTTTCTGTAATGGTCTGTTTTGCCTTTCTGATGATATCGTGGAAGAAACATATACAATCATTCTCTGGAACCCCGCTATTCGCAGAAGTATCACCCTCCCTAACCCTCATGTTCAGTTTGGTTCATACAGCCCTCACATCTGCCTTGGATTTGGGTTTGATCAGAAAACCCATGATCATAAAGTGGTGAGGATAGCCTATTTGCATGACAATCATGGTGCTAATACAGTACTGCCTCCTAAAGTTGAGGTCTACAGTTTAAGCACTGGTTTGTGGAAAACAGTTAACTCAAAGGACATTCATTGTAAAATTATTGAGCGTTTCTATACTAGTGCCTATTTAAGTGGGGCTATTCATTGGATTTCCTATACTGAGAATGAAGGTGGGGAATTCACTAATAGCCTGTTGGTTTTTGATCTGAGTGAAGAGAAATTTAGTGAAATAGGTTTGCCACGAGAGCTAATTCATGTTTCTCCTACAGATTTGTCTGTAAGTTTGTGTGGGGGTCAAATTTCTATGATTTGGTTCGAAACATGCTGGGATTGTGATGAATCGTGGGATCGCTGTGCTGTTTGGGTTATGAACCAATATGGTGAATTGGAGTCATGGACTAAGAAGTTTGTACTGGTTCTGGAGGGAGGGATTTCACAAGCTATTGGGTTTAGGGGAAATGGGGAATCTCTGGTGATGGAGTATAATGGAGATCTTTTATCATATAATCCCGAGAGCATGGAATGGAAGGATCTTGATATCTATGGTGAGCGTTATTCATTCTTCTTGAGCAAATACATTGAGAGTCTAGTGTTGCTTGATGGAAGCAGTGGGGCTACAACTGATCCTTCTGATGCTGAAGTT GAAGCTATTGGTGTAGACTTTTCTCGATATTTTGGTGGTTATGTCAAGGCCATGTGGAAGTGCCCTGAGCATGGGACAAATGCTGAA TTTACTGATATGTTTGGTGTTACCTGGATTAATGGATTGCTTTTAAAGAGTCTCCAGAAACTTAATGATCTGCTCCATCCTGCTTTGCTGATGTGCATTTTCTTTGTATCAGCTGGAGACCTGGCATAG